GTCAGGTTGCGCTGGTGACGGGGCGTCATGGCGAGAACACACCTTGTCTGTGGGGGACGTTCAGGTCCTGCTCCGGAGGCACGTTCCGCGCACGCGGGCGCCCTGCTGCCTGAGAGCGCTCTCACGGATGCGGTGCGGTCCGCCGCCGGGCCCTCGACGATACGCACGAACGTTGCTGGCGCCAACCGGAACGCACATCGCCACATCCCGCTGATCTGCGGTTACTTGAGAGGCGGGGTGGAGGCGAAGAACGCTTAAGGCGCGTTTAACCCTCGCTTAAGAAGGACCGCCGCGGCCACTCCCCCGCCGCGACGGGGCCTTGGGGTGCCCTGGCGGAGACCGCGCCGGCCTCGGTCACGCGGCCGGTCGGGCGCCCTTCCCGTGGGGCGGCGCGGGACGCCTGTCCGCCGCCGTCGCACCGGCTCGAGCGACCCGCCGCCGACCGTCGGGGCCAGGCGGCGCCCGGCCCGGCGGTCACGACAGGCCGCGCCTGCCCGGCGTCCAGAACGGCTTGGTGAGCACGGACCTGCGGTCCCAGCCCGCCTCACGGACCAGCACCTGCCGTACCCGCTGCACGGTCTTCGCCTCCCCGGCGACATACGCGATCCCGCCCGGTTCGGGCGCGAGAGCGCGGACCGCGTCGGGCAGCGACGCGCCGCCCCTGGTCAGCCAGTCGAGGCGGTCGGCGTGCCGGACCGGCAGCCGGTCCTCGGGCGTGCCGGTCTCCACGCAACCGGAGATCCGGGCGCCGTCGGGCAGCGCGGCCAGCATCGCGCCGAAGGCGACGGACGCCGTCTCCTCCCCCACGAAGACATGGTGGGCCGCGTCAGGACGCAGGGTGAACGTGCCCTCCGGCTTCCCGAGGCGGACCTGTTCCCCGACCTCGGCCCGCGCGCCCCAACGGGCCCCCGGTCCCGCGCCGTCGTGGTCGAGGACCCCCAACTCGACCGCGCCGGTGGGCTCGTAGCGCCACACCGAGTACGTCCGGAGGGTGATGCCCGTACCGACCAGGACCCTGACCTGCTGCCCCGGCCGCACATCGAGCCCGGCGAGCGCGTCGGACTCGATCCGCAGACGGCGCATGCGGGCGGCGAGGGGTTCGACTGCGGTGACCGTGCCCCGGACCATCAGCAGGTCGAGGACGGGGTTCAACAGAGCGGGCACGGACGGCTCCTGGGCAGGGGGCAGGGCAAGGGGGCGGTGGGGCACGGCAGTTGGGCGCCTGGACGATCGCACGCCTGGGCGATCGGGCAACCGGAACGCGATAGTACGCGACTTCACGCGAACGCGATACTGCGTGACCGGGGCGCCACGGGAGGTGACGCAGGGGCACCCGCGCGACACCGCGCGACCGATGACCAGTGGGCGAGGCCAGCGACTGACGGCTGACGATCAGCGGGGGGCGGCTGGCGACTGGCGACTGGCGGCTGACGGCTGACGATCAGCCAGTGGCGGGTGGCGGGTGGCGGCCCCGCCCCGCCCGCGGGCCCCACGCGGCCCGCGAGTTTCCTCCGCCCGATCGCGTCCCGCCCGCCCCTCGCGTCCGACGCGTAGGCTCGGCCGCATGGTTGCGCATCGGATGATCGACGTGAACGGGATTCGACTGCACATCGCCGAGGAGGGCGAAGGGCCGCTGGTGGTGCTCCTGCACGGCTTCCCCGAGTCGTGGCACTCCTGGCACCGGCAGTTCGGCCCGCTGGTGGCCGCCGGCTTCCGGGTGGTCGCCCCCGACCAGCGCGGCTACGGCAGCAGCGACCACCCCGAGGACGTCGACGCGTACAGCATCCTCCACCTCGTCGGCGATGTCGTCGGGCTGATCGGGGCGTTGGGCGAGGAGAAGGCGTATGTCGTCGGACACGACTGGGGGGCGCCGGTCGCCTGGCACACCGCGCTGTTCAGGCCCGACCTGGTGCTCGGGGTGGCCGGGCTGAGCGTGCCGCCGCCGTTCCGGGGGTCGCGGCCCCCGCTGGCCGCGATGGAGGAGCGGTTCGGTGGCCGCTTCTACTGGAACCACTTCGCCGAGCCGGGTGTCGCCGACGCCGAGTTCGGCCGCGACCCGCGCACCGCCCTGCGGAAGTTCTTCTACGCCGCCTCCGGTGACGCGCCCGGCGCGGGCTCCGGCAGGCAGCCGCTGGTGGAGCCGGGACGGGGGTGGCTCGACGCCATGCGCGACCCGGAGGTGCTGCCCTCCTGGTTCACCGAGGACGATCTCGACGCGCTCACCGAGAGCTTCTCCGGCGGCTTCACCGGAGCG
The sequence above is a segment of the Streptomyces griseoviridis genome. Coding sequences within it:
- a CDS encoding siderophore-interacting protein, translating into MPALLNPVLDLLMVRGTVTAVEPLAARMRRLRIESDALAGLDVRPGQQVRVLVGTGITLRTYSVWRYEPTGAVELGVLDHDGAGPGARWGARAEVGEQVRLGKPEGTFTLRPDAAHHVFVGEETASVAFGAMLAALPDGARISGCVETGTPEDRLPVRHADRLDWLTRGGASLPDAVRALAPEPGGIAYVAGEAKTVQRVRQVLVREAGWDRRSVLTKPFWTPGRRGLS
- a CDS encoding alpha/beta fold hydrolase, which translates into the protein MVAHRMIDVNGIRLHIAEEGEGPLVVLLHGFPESWHSWHRQFGPLVAAGFRVVAPDQRGYGSSDHPEDVDAYSILHLVGDVVGLIGALGEEKAYVVGHDWGAPVAWHTALFRPDLVLGVAGLSVPPPFRGSRPPLAAMEERFGGRFYWNHFAEPGVADAEFGRDPRTALRKFFYAASGDAPGAGSGRQPLVEPGRGWLDAMRDPEVLPSWFTEDDLDALTESFSGGFTGALNWYRNLDRNWELTAPWHGAVVSRPALYVYGDRDIVPAFPGTPELIARLPELMPELRRPPLKLAGCGHWTQQERPDEVNAALVDFLKELARGV